A single region of the Acetivibrio cellulolyticus CD2 genome encodes:
- a CDS encoding polysaccharide deacetylase family protein yields MTSIFKANIAKSAAVTVLALSIFLTGCSNSPKVENTKTPEASSQPSAISDGNIASSPTPAKVEPTPAPSIDLQVVKPDESGKIMVVMFHNFVESFEPSKYDKGEYTTTFDAFRKLLPSLYEEGYRLISMTDYLSNNISVPAGCIPMVFTFDDGTQGQFNLVNESGNLVVNKNSAVGIIEEFNKTHPDFGVSGTFYVNLGDNTFNGEGTLAQRLKYLTDKGFEIGNHTYTHINLKEAKDANQIQKEIGLNQKTMYELIPEYKMNTFSLPYGAPSKNLKEYVQKGEYEGTKYENFGIMEVGWDPTYSPVSKSFNPLSIHRVRASGINPVDADLAWWIKNLSREGQYISDGNSDTVTVPKSKEENVDNSKLQGKKIVVY; encoded by the coding sequence ATGACTTCAATATTTAAAGCAAACATTGCAAAAAGTGCAGCAGTAACTGTATTAGCGTTGTCTATATTTTTAACCGGATGTTCAAATAGTCCAAAAGTAGAGAATACTAAAACTCCGGAAGCATCATCTCAACCTTCTGCAATATCAGATGGAAACATAGCTTCTTCTCCAACACCTGCTAAGGTCGAACCTACTCCAGCACCTTCGATTGACCTTCAGGTTGTAAAGCCGGATGAATCAGGTAAGATAATGGTTGTAATGTTCCACAATTTTGTAGAGTCTTTTGAACCATCTAAATATGACAAAGGTGAATATACCACTACATTTGATGCATTCAGGAAGCTTTTACCCAGCCTTTATGAAGAAGGTTACAGGCTAATTAGCATGACTGACTATCTGAGTAATAACATCTCGGTGCCGGCAGGGTGTATACCGATGGTATTTACTTTTGATGATGGTACGCAAGGCCAGTTCAACCTCGTAAATGAAAGTGGCAATCTTGTGGTAAACAAGAACTCAGCAGTAGGTATTATTGAGGAATTTAACAAGACACATCCTGATTTTGGTGTTAGCGGTACTTTCTATGTAAACCTTGGAGATAATACTTTTAATGGAGAAGGTACTTTAGCACAAAGATTAAAATACCTTACTGACAAAGGTTTTGAAATTGGCAATCATACTTATACGCATATAAACCTCAAAGAGGCAAAAGATGCTAATCAGATTCAAAAGGAAATTGGCCTTAACCAAAAGACTATGTATGAACTAATACCGGAGTACAAGATGAATACTTTTTCATTGCCATACGGAGCACCTTCAAAAAATCTAAAAGAATATGTACAAAAAGGTGAGTACGAAGGAACAAAATATGAGAACTTCGGAATAATGGAAGTGGGATGGGATCCAACATATTCGCCTGTAAGCAAATCGTTTAATCCGCTTTCGATTCATCGGGTGAGAGCTTCGGGAATTAATCCTGTAGATGCTGATCTGGCCTGGTGGATTAAAAATCTTTCAAGGGAAGGTCAGTATATTAGCGATGGCAACTCTGATACAGTAACTGTACCTAAGTCCAAGGAAGAAAATGTAGATAATAGTAAGCTCCAAGGGAAAAAAATTGTGGTATATTAG
- the argH gene encoding argininosuccinate lyase, producing MKLWGGRFEKSTDKSVDDFNSSIRFDSRMYKQDILGSIAHAKMLGKCKIISQEDSDLIQATLKEILKDIENGQVEFEIDAEDIHMNIEKILITRIGDVGKRLHTGRSRNDQVALDIRMYLKDEVIEIKKILVSLENTLMDISEKNLDVILPGYTHLQRAQPITLAHHMMAYFQMFKRDLCRLDDCYKRINVMPLGSGALASTTYPLDRHMVADELGFDDITENSLDGVSDRDFAIELASCLSIIMMHLSRFSEELIMWSSHEFAFVEMDDAYSTGSSIMPQKKNPDVAELVRGKTGRVYGSLIGLLTVMKSLPLAYNKDMQEDKESIFDSVDTVKLCLPVFTNMIATMKVRRENMYKAAQGGFTNATDIADYLVKKGIPFRNAHEIIGKMVLYCIGNNKAIDELTMEEFKGFSDLIGEDVYKEISLETCVSGRNLPGGPAKERVLAAIQSGREFIKSQNLK from the coding sequence ATGAAGCTCTGGGGCGGTAGATTTGAAAAAAGCACTGACAAATCGGTTGATGATTTTAATTCATCAATAAGGTTTGACAGCCGCATGTATAAGCAGGATATACTTGGCAGTATTGCTCATGCGAAGATGCTTGGAAAATGCAAAATAATTTCTCAGGAAGACTCTGATTTGATTCAGGCTACTTTAAAAGAAATTTTAAAGGATATTGAAAACGGTCAGGTGGAGTTTGAAATAGACGCTGAAGATATACATATGAATATAGAAAAGATCCTGATTACAAGAATCGGCGATGTAGGGAAAAGGCTTCATACCGGCAGAAGCCGTAATGATCAGGTTGCCCTCGATATCAGAATGTATCTTAAGGACGAAGTAATTGAAATTAAAAAAATACTTGTTTCACTGGAAAATACGCTGATGGATATATCTGAAAAAAACCTGGATGTAATACTACCTGGGTATACCCATCTTCAGAGGGCTCAACCTATTACCCTCGCCCATCATATGATGGCATACTTTCAGATGTTCAAGCGCGATTTATGTAGACTCGATGACTGTTACAAGAGGATTAATGTGATGCCGCTCGGCTCTGGGGCACTTGCATCAACCACATATCCTCTTGACAGGCATATGGTTGCAGATGAACTTGGATTTGACGATATAACTGAAAACAGTCTTGATGGAGTTAGTGATAGAGATTTTGCCATTGAACTTGCATCATGTCTCTCAATTATTATGATGCACCTCAGTAGATTCAGTGAAGAGCTTATCATGTGGTCCTCACATGAATTCGCGTTTGTTGAGATGGATGATGCTTACAGTACCGGCAGTAGCATAATGCCTCAGAAAAAAAATCCTGATGTAGCAGAGCTTGTAAGGGGCAAAACAGGAAGAGTCTATGGAAGTCTTATTGGGCTTTTGACTGTTATGAAATCACTGCCTTTAGCATACAACAAGGATATGCAGGAAGACAAGGAATCCATTTTTGATTCGGTTGATACAGTTAAACTTTGTTTACCTGTTTTCACTAATATGATAGCAACAATGAAGGTAAGAAGAGAAAATATGTACAAGGCGGCACAAGGTGGTTTTACCAATGCCACCGACATAGCAGACTATCTAGTAAAAAAAGGTATTCCGTTTAGAAATGCCCATGAAATAATAGGCAAAATGGTGCTTTATTGCATAGGAAACAACAAAGCTATTGATGAGCTTACTATGGAAGAGTTTAAGGGCTTTTCTGATTTAATAGGTGAAGATGTCTATAAAGAAATAAGTCTTGAAACCTGCGTATCAGGAAGGAATCTTCCTGGAGGTCCTGCTAAAGAAAGAGTACTTGCTGCTATCCAAAGCGGCAGAGAGTTTATAAAGTCGCAAAATTTGAAGTAA
- a CDS encoding response regulator, which produces MKKVLLINDSKLQNQIMKDMLSSFDYEVCITDEYNAIVTVHDFRPDLIIANYIMKETTGDQLLSVIKIQYPEIKCVISSSNSIDINEFNRKKINAIIRTPIDKNELKMALESIDPDISKKVDDADNYEVKKYCSKCGRFIDFNLNAENFFCQYCGRPI; this is translated from the coding sequence ATGAAAAAGGTTCTTTTAATAAATGATAGTAAGCTCCAAAATCAGATCATGAAAGATATGCTAAGCTCGTTTGATTACGAGGTTTGCATTACGGATGAATATAATGCAATAGTTACTGTTCATGACTTTCGTCCGGATTTAATAATTGCCAATTATATTATGAAGGAGACTACTGGTGATCAACTTTTGTCAGTTATAAAGATACAGTACCCTGAAATAAAATGTGTCATATCATCCAGTAATTCTATTGATATTAATGAATTTAACAGAAAGAAAATTAATGCTATAATTAGAACTCCAATAGATAAGAACGAGTTAAAAATGGCTTTAGAGAGTATTGATCCGGATATTTCTAAAAAAGTGGATGATGCTGATAATTATGAAGTAAAAAAATATTGCAGTAAATGTGGGCGCTTTATAGATTTTAATTTGAATGCGGAGAATTTTTTCTGCCAGTATTGTGGTCGACCAATATAG
- a CDS encoding LTA synthase family protein gives MNVSLERIKTNPFADIKKQFNLFDFIYIIFFAGAILCKAVFMQFQAHISFRPLFSKINMFMTLSSIGFVLILFSILFIFYSRNKVLFLIANIFLSVFLFADAMYFRYYNTIISVPVISNARYLGEVGGSAVSLLRKSDILYFFDLPLFLLYPIIFRKKALKSSIFSRLIISIVAFALGVTSFAIARNQNDSSVYDNNYMVKNLGIGYFHYFDTKRFLAENLRDKSLSSQEKQDIKEHLERKSENSSGSNYNGIAKGKNLIVVQVEALQQFVVGLKINGKEVTPNLNKLVGESAYFNNIYVQVAGGNTSDAEFMTNNSLYAAKEGTAYFRFATNDYYSLPKALKDSGYSSYAAHAYTPSFWNRTEMYKAIGFDKFISSNDFVMDEYIGWGGWALSDDSFYRQTLGAIDKSKPFYSFLITLSSHHPYSYFDDKKTFDVGAYDKTYLGNYLKAQNYADAALGRFIEKLKEQGLYDNSLLVIYGDHYGLPKAQAGEDLIKLLNVSNSKLDWGKLQKVPVFMHCSGLKSGVVEKTGGQVDIYPTIMNLMGLDHYYGLGKDLFNCNEGYAVLRNSSVVTGDFFYFSDENKVYDFKSGQQLNKASYDKKIGEYQEDLRISDLILEKNAYGKMKFDR, from the coding sequence ATGAATGTTTCACTCGAAAGGATTAAAACCAATCCATTTGCGGATATAAAAAAACAATTTAATTTGTTTGATTTTATCTACATTATTTTTTTTGCAGGAGCTATTTTATGTAAGGCTGTGTTTATGCAGTTCCAGGCGCATATTAGTTTTAGGCCGCTTTTTTCTAAAATTAATATGTTTATGACCCTGTCAAGCATAGGCTTTGTTTTGATACTTTTTTCTATTTTGTTTATTTTTTATTCAAGGAATAAAGTCTTATTTCTTATAGCCAACATATTTTTATCAGTGTTTTTGTTTGCAGATGCAATGTATTTTCGTTATTACAACACAATCATTTCAGTTCCTGTAATATCTAATGCCAGATACTTAGGCGAAGTCGGGGGCAGTGCTGTCAGTTTGCTAAGAAAAAGTGATATTTTATATTTTTTTGATTTGCCTCTGTTTTTATTGTACCCGATAATTTTTAGGAAGAAAGCGCTTAAGAGTTCAATTTTCAGTAGATTGATAATTTCGATAGTTGCATTTGCCTTAGGTGTTACAAGTTTTGCAATTGCCAGAAATCAAAATGATTCGTCCGTTTACGATAATAACTATATGGTAAAGAATTTAGGTATCGGATACTTTCACTACTTTGATACAAAGAGGTTTTTAGCTGAAAACTTAAGGGATAAGAGCTTAAGTAGTCAGGAAAAACAGGATATAAAAGAACATCTGGAAAGAAAGAGCGAAAATTCAAGTGGTAGTAATTACAATGGCATAGCAAAGGGGAAGAATTTAATTGTTGTGCAGGTTGAAGCATTACAGCAGTTTGTTGTTGGATTGAAGATAAATGGAAAAGAAGTAACTCCTAACTTAAACAAGTTGGTTGGTGAAAGTGCATACTTCAATAATATTTATGTACAAGTTGCAGGAGGTAACACTTCTGACGCTGAATTTATGACAAACAACTCATTATATGCGGCAAAGGAAGGTACTGCATATTTTAGATTTGCAACAAATGACTATTATTCATTGCCAAAAGCACTGAAGGATTCGGGTTATAGTTCTTATGCTGCACACGCCTATACGCCTAGCTTTTGGAATAGAACTGAAATGTATAAAGCGATTGGTTTTGATAAGTTCATAAGTTCTAATGATTTTGTAATGGATGAATATATTGGTTGGGGTGGATGGGCATTAAGTGATGATTCATTTTATAGACAGACCTTAGGCGCTATTGACAAAAGCAAGCCATTTTATTCGTTTCTTATAACTCTTTCAAGTCACCATCCATATTCATATTTTGATGATAAGAAAACATTTGATGTTGGAGCGTATGATAAAACTTACCTCGGCAACTACTTGAAAGCTCAAAATTATGCTGATGCTGCTCTTGGGCGTTTTATTGAGAAACTTAAGGAGCAGGGGCTTTATGACAACAGCCTGCTGGTGATTTATGGGGATCACTATGGACTTCCTAAAGCACAGGCAGGGGAAGACTTGATCAAGCTGCTTAATGTAAGTAATAGTAAGCTGGATTGGGGAAAACTTCAAAAGGTGCCGGTGTTTATGCATTGCTCAGGATTGAAAAGCGGGGTTGTTGAAAAAACAGGCGGACAGGTTGATATATATCCTACAATAATGAACCTCATGGGACTAGATCACTATTATGGACTTGGAAAGGATTTATTTAATTGTAACGAAGGATATGCAGTTTTAAGAAACAGTTCGGTTGTAACTGGCGATTTCTTTTATTTCAGTGATGAGAACAAAGTATATGATTTTAAAAGCGGTCAGCAATTGAATAAAGCGTCTTATGATAAAAAAATTGGCGAATATCAGGAAGACTTGAGAATATCTGATTTAATTCTGGAAAAGAATGCTTATGGGAAAATGAAATTCGATAGATAG
- a CDS encoding 4Fe-4S double cluster binding domain-containing protein, which translates to MEFISEIENKLKEMGASLVGFSNVSDNLPENLKKLNYAITIGIRLSDFIIDEITDKPTFTYFHHYRTVNALIDQITLRGLLMIQERGYKVLAVPASQTVNDSEDKYSGIFPHKTAAVKAGLGWIGKNGLFISSQYGPRVRLGTILTDMELPCSNSIVAGRCDDCNRCVKSCPAMALSGNCWSEGCSRGDIIDAKACSDYMNSKFKHIGRGSVCGICMKVCPGRYQQ; encoded by the coding sequence TTGGAGTTTATTAGTGAAATTGAAAATAAATTAAAAGAAATGGGTGCCTCATTAGTTGGATTTTCCAATGTGAGCGATAATCTTCCAGAAAATTTAAAAAAGTTGAATTATGCTATAACAATTGGAATAAGACTCTCTGATTTTATTATTGATGAGATAACAGATAAACCGACCTTTACGTATTTTCATCATTACAGGACTGTAAATGCTCTAATTGATCAGATTACACTTCGAGGACTTCTTATGATACAGGAAAGAGGTTATAAGGTTTTAGCTGTTCCTGCTTCTCAAACTGTCAATGATTCTGAAGATAAATATTCAGGTATTTTTCCTCATAAAACAGCAGCGGTAAAAGCTGGTTTGGGATGGATCGGTAAAAACGGACTTTTTATAAGTTCGCAGTATGGGCCAAGAGTTAGATTAGGAACTATACTGACAGATATGGAGTTACCCTGCAGCAACTCTATTGTTGCTGGACGATGTGATGATTGTAATAGGTGCGTTAAAAGCTGCCCTGCTATGGCTTTAAGCGGCAACTGTTGGTCTGAAGGGTGTAGTAGGGGAGATATCATTGATGCAAAGGCATGCAGCGATTATATGAACTCAAAGTTTAAACATATCGGCAGGGGTTCTGTATGTGGTATATGTATGAAGGTTTGCCCTGGCAGATACCAACAATAA
- a CDS encoding metal-dependent phosphohydrolase, with protein sequence MFLKRKEKNTHNDVVAKIRGEIIQSLKKKGISFSEIDVDFRQENVSLKLSINEK encoded by the coding sequence ATGTTTTTAAAGAGGAAAGAGAAAAACACGCATAATGATGTAGTAGCAAAAATAAGAGGAGAAATAATACAAAGTCTTAAGAAAAAGGGAATTAGTTTTTCTGAGATTGATGTGGATTTTAGGCAGGAAAATGTAAGTTTAAAGCTATCAATAAATGAAAAATAG